In a single window of the Ancylobacter polymorphus genome:
- a CDS encoding ATP-binding protein, with protein MAVNETRQLAEETLRERLVSARWVLAAAALGLAGAIWAGAMTAGAGLTIGLLVAFAALLPTRKRPVAAALARFSGEPKSSPRAEERLPALVRALPEAALLLDARGTVLAANTAAVGLLASVRVGDPVSFAVRVPEVLEALRASVADGTARRIEFAERVPLDRWLRADIVPIRPGLLREGAPIEAVLVSFVDLTPQRRVEQMRVDFVANASHELRTPLASLSGFIETLQGPARNDANARERFLKIMNEQARRMSRLIDDLLSLSRIELNAHLRPEAAVDLGAVVGHVREALAPLGRERGVDILFTPPAEPVEVRGDRDELIRVFENLVENALKYGGTGGRVEITVAREGTDAVATVRDFGPGIAPEHVPRLTERFYRVDTAHSREQGGTGLGLAIVKHIVARHRGKMGIESTPGVGSTFSVRLSTASAPKR; from the coding sequence ATGGCCGTCAACGAGACGCGGCAACTGGCGGAGGAAACGCTGCGGGAACGCCTCGTCAGCGCCCGCTGGGTGCTGGCCGCCGCCGCGCTCGGCCTCGCCGGGGCGATCTGGGCCGGGGCGATGACGGCAGGCGCGGGTCTTACCATCGGCCTGCTGGTGGCCTTCGCGGCCCTGCTGCCGACCCGCAAGCGCCCGGTGGCGGCAGCGCTCGCCCGCTTCAGCGGCGAGCCGAAATCCTCGCCGCGTGCCGAGGAGCGGCTGCCGGCGCTGGTGCGTGCCCTTCCCGAGGCCGCTCTGCTGCTCGATGCGCGCGGCACGGTTCTGGCCGCCAACACCGCGGCAGTCGGCCTGCTCGCCAGCGTGCGCGTCGGCGATCCCGTCTCCTTCGCCGTGCGGGTGCCGGAGGTGCTGGAAGCGCTGCGGGCCTCGGTGGCCGACGGCACCGCCCGCCGCATCGAATTTGCCGAGCGCGTGCCGCTCGACCGCTGGCTGCGCGCCGACATCGTGCCGATCCGGCCCGGCCTGCTGCGCGAGGGCGCGCCGATCGAGGCGGTGCTGGTCAGCTTCGTCGATCTCACGCCGCAGCGGCGGGTGGAGCAGATGCGGGTGGATTTCGTCGCCAATGCCAGCCATGAGCTGCGCACGCCGCTGGCCTCTCTGTCGGGGTTCATCGAGACCCTGCAAGGGCCGGCGCGCAACGACGCCAATGCCCGCGAGCGCTTCCTCAAAATCATGAACGAGCAGGCCCGGCGCATGTCGCGGCTGATCGACGACCTGCTCTCGCTCTCGCGCATCGAACTGAACGCGCATCTGCGCCCGGAGGCGGCGGTGGATCTCGGCGCCGTGGTCGGCCATGTGCGCGAGGCGCTCGCCCCGCTCGGCCGCGAGCGCGGCGTCGATATCCTGTTCACCCCGCCGGCGGAGCCGGTGGAGGTGCGCGGCGACCGCGACGAGCTGATCCGGGTGTTCGAGAACCTGGTCGAGAACGCGCTGAAATATGGCGGCACCGGCGGGCGGGTGGAGATCACCGTCGCGCGCGAGGGCACGGACGCGGTGGCGACGGTGCGCGATTTCGGCCCCGGCATCGCGCCCGAACATGTGCCGCGCCTCACCGAGCGCTTCTACCGCGTCGACACCGCCCATTCGCGCGAGCAGGGTGGCACCGGGCTCGGCCTTGCCATCGTCAAGCACATCGTCGCCCGCCATCGCGGCAAGATGGGCATCGAGAGCACGCCGGGCGTTGGCTCGACATTCTCCGTGCGTTTGTCGACGGCATCGGCGCCGAAGCGATAA
- the ppk2 gene encoding polyphosphate kinase 2, translating to MTKRPAAPKALTQGSEEAELAAAVAGFSVEAAELPPLIAERAYGSGDYPYTDRPKRKTYEAELHALQIELLKLQEWVKAQRERIVIVFEGRDAAGKGGTIHRLTQHLNPRFVHVVALDKPTEAEAGQWYFQRYIAHLPRRGDIAIFDRSWYNRAVVEPVMGFCTPQETAHFLEQVPTFEKMLVDDGIRLFKIWLDIGREMQLLRLHERHQDPLKRWKLSPVDLAAPARWDAISAARDAMIAASHTPVPWSVVLGNDKMRARLGVIRQILAQIPYEGREDGVVGIPDPAIVLDGRAFLARSAP from the coding sequence ATGACGAAGCGGCCCGCCGCCCCCAAGGCGCTGACACAAGGGAGCGAAGAGGCGGAACTCGCGGCCGCCGTGGCGGGGTTTTCGGTGGAGGCGGCGGAACTGCCGCCGCTGATCGCCGAGCGCGCCTATGGCAGCGGCGATTATCCCTACACAGACCGGCCCAAGCGAAAGACCTATGAGGCCGAGCTGCACGCGCTGCAGATCGAGCTCTTGAAGCTGCAGGAATGGGTGAAGGCGCAGCGCGAACGCATCGTCATCGTCTTCGAGGGGCGGGACGCGGCCGGCAAGGGCGGCACCATCCACCGCCTGACCCAGCACCTCAACCCGCGCTTCGTGCATGTGGTGGCGCTCGACAAGCCGACCGAGGCGGAAGCCGGGCAATGGTACTTCCAGCGCTACATCGCCCATCTGCCGCGCCGGGGCGACATCGCGATCTTCGATCGCTCCTGGTACAACCGCGCCGTGGTCGAGCCTGTCATGGGTTTCTGCACGCCGCAGGAAACCGCGCATTTCCTTGAACAGGTGCCCACCTTCGAGAAGATGCTGGTCGATGACGGCATCCGCCTGTTCAAGATCTGGCTCGATATCGGGCGGGAAATGCAGCTGCTGCGCCTGCATGAGCGCCATCAGGACCCGCTCAAGCGCTGGAAGCTCTCCCCCGTCGATCTCGCCGCGCCAGCGCGCTGGGACGCGATCTCGGCGGCCCGCGACGCCATGATCGCGGCGAGCCACACCCCGGTGCCGTGGTCGGTGGTACTAGGCAACGACAAAATGCGGGCACGGCTCGGCGTTATTCGTCAAATCCTCGCCCAAATTCCGTATGAGGGCAGGGAGGATGGCGTCGTCGGGATTCCCGATCCCGCCATCGTGCTCGACGGCCGCGCCTTTCTGGCGCGTTCCGCCCCTTGA
- a CDS encoding UPF0104 family protein, whose amino-acid sequence MKGLKAIAGWLRARLGWHTLGLVASLVIIGIAVFVLYKMLRNIRPAEVLEAISGTDPWRIGVAALLVAGAYFTLTFYDWFALRTIGKPHVPYRVAALASFTSYSIGHNIGFSAFTGGTVRYRIYSAHGLGAVDVAKLCFITGLTFWLGNIAILGLGVSVEPWAASAVDHLPPWVNRLIGLALLAGLAAYVTWVGLKPRRIGVGKGHWTVTLPGWKLTLLQIVIGIIDLSFCAAAMYVLMPQQPYIDPIALGVVFISATLLGFASHAPGGLGVFDAAMLVALPQFETEPLLGALLLLRLLYYVTPFAIALILMGARELMMSRRRLDAKKGISPDPLAALPVIEPDAAPGEASKPQRRRAAG is encoded by the coding sequence ATGAAGGGACTGAAGGCGATCGCCGGCTGGCTGCGCGCGCGGCTTGGCTGGCACACGCTCGGTCTGGTCGCGAGCCTCGTCATCATCGGCATCGCCGTCTTCGTGCTCTACAAGATGCTGCGCAACATCCGGCCCGCCGAGGTGCTGGAGGCGATCTCGGGCACGGATCCCTGGCGCATCGGGGTGGCGGCGCTGCTCGTGGCGGGGGCCTATTTCACCCTCACCTTCTATGACTGGTTCGCCCTGCGCACCATCGGCAAGCCGCATGTGCCCTATCGGGTCGCGGCGCTCGCCTCCTTCACCTCCTATTCCATCGGCCACAATATCGGCTTCTCCGCCTTTACCGGCGGCACGGTGCGCTACCGCATCTATTCCGCGCACGGGCTGGGCGCGGTGGATGTGGCCAAGCTCTGCTTCATCACCGGCCTCACCTTCTGGCTCGGCAACATCGCCATTCTCGGCCTCGGCGTCTCGGTCGAGCCCTGGGCGGCCAGCGCCGTGGACCACCTGCCCCCCTGGGTCAACCGGCTGATCGGCCTCGCTCTGCTCGCCGGCCTCGCCGCCTATGTCACCTGGGTGGGGCTGAAGCCGCGCCGCATCGGTGTCGGCAAGGGGCACTGGACCGTGACCCTGCCGGGGTGGAAGCTCACCCTGCTGCAGATCGTCATTGGCATCATCGATCTCTCCTTCTGCGCCGCGGCCATGTATGTGCTGATGCCGCAGCAGCCCTATATCGATCCGATCGCGCTCGGCGTGGTGTTCATCTCCGCCACGCTGCTCGGCTTCGCCAGCCATGCGCCGGGCGGGCTCGGCGTGTTCGACGCGGCGATGCTGGTGGCGCTGCCGCAATTCGAGACCGAGCCGCTGCTCGGCGCGCTGCTGCTGCTGCGCCTGCTCTATTACGTCACGCCCTTCGCCATCGCGCTGATCCTGATGGGCGCGCGCGAACTGATGATGAGCCGACGCCGGCTCGACGCCAAAAAGGGCATCTCGCCCGATCCGCTCGCCGCCCTGCCGGTGATCGAGCCGGACGCTGCCCCGGGCGAGGCTTCCAAGCCGCAGCGCCGTCGCGCCGCCGGCTGA
- a CDS encoding potassium transporter Kup, which translates to MAERRSAGRRAIPFTAELAALGVVFGDIGTSPLYAFKQGLNAVGGPGVSDADVLGLLSLISWAIILSVTLKYVMLVLRADNDGEGGILALVTLLDLHRSATGKRLFLLIAGLVGAAMLIGDGVLTPAISVLSAMEGLEVIAPELDHWIVAATVLVILLVFISQRAGTERIGAFYGPVMLIWFLSLAALGIHGIVQAPQVLAALDPRHGILLLADNPLLSGLILGATFLAVTGGEALYADLGHFGRPVITRAWLFVAMPSLLLNYYGQGANVLVHRESVRNPFYDLTPEMFEVPLLILATLATIIASQAIITGVFSLAKQAIELGYLPPMRIRYTSEHNDQHIYVGRLNWIMMAACAAIVVSFGSSDRLASAYGIAVAMAMVSTTFLFVAYVRRRWHWPWPALVGLAGGLGVIDLSFATANLTKLHDGGWLPVTIAALVLVVMVSWRRGMEGVGLQQRRFTEPLDDFVAKGRPAGCAVSPRTAIFLSRGGAMTPVALGRLSELLNVQFTRAVIVSVWVASRPRVPVDERVRVLPLDSAHLRIDVRFGYMQQIDVPAVLGPALYAQGIDPDDAVYVIGHERVMPPDDILGVRDVLAHIFAFLARNAERSVDRFGLPRPRTIEIGYPVRL; encoded by the coding sequence ATGGCTGAGCGCCGCTCCGCCGGGCGCCGGGCGATCCCCTTCACCGCCGAGCTGGCGGCGCTTGGCGTCGTGTTCGGCGATATCGGCACCAGCCCGCTCTATGCGTTCAAGCAGGGGCTGAACGCCGTGGGCGGCCCGGGCGTGTCCGATGCCGACGTGCTGGGCCTGCTCTCGCTCATCAGCTGGGCGATCATTCTCTCCGTCACCCTGAAATACGTCATGCTGGTGCTGCGGGCCGACAATGACGGCGAAGGCGGCATCCTCGCCCTCGTCACCCTGCTGGACCTGCACCGCTCCGCCACCGGCAAGCGCCTGTTCCTACTGATCGCCGGCCTCGTCGGCGCCGCCATGCTCATTGGCGATGGCGTGCTCACGCCTGCCATTTCGGTGCTGTCGGCGATGGAGGGGCTGGAGGTGATCGCCCCCGAGCTCGACCATTGGATCGTCGCCGCCACGGTGCTGGTCATTCTGCTGGTCTTCATCTCCCAGCGGGCGGGCACGGAGCGCATCGGCGCCTTTTACGGGCCGGTGATGCTGATTTGGTTCCTGTCGCTGGCGGCGCTGGGCATCCATGGCATCGTGCAGGCGCCGCAGGTGCTGGCGGCGCTGGATCCGCGCCACGGCATCCTGCTGCTCGCCGACAACCCGCTTCTTTCCGGGCTCATTCTCGGCGCCACCTTCCTGGCGGTCACCGGCGGTGAGGCACTCTATGCCGATCTCGGCCATTTCGGCCGGCCGGTCATCACCCGCGCCTGGCTGTTCGTCGCCATGCCGTCCCTGCTGCTCAACTATTACGGCCAGGGCGCGAATGTGCTGGTGCACCGCGAATCCGTGCGCAACCCGTTTTACGACCTGACGCCGGAAATGTTCGAGGTGCCGCTGCTGATACTGGCGACACTGGCGACGATCATCGCCTCGCAGGCCATCATCACCGGCGTGTTCTCCCTCGCCAAGCAGGCCATCGAACTCGGCTACCTGCCGCCGATGCGCATCCGCTACACCAGCGAGCACAATGACCAGCACATCTATGTCGGCCGGCTGAACTGGATCATGATGGCGGCCTGCGCGGCCATCGTCGTTTCCTTCGGCTCCTCCGACCGGCTCGCCTCCGCCTATGGCATCGCCGTGGCGATGGCGATGGTCTCCACCACCTTCCTGTTCGTCGCCTATGTCCGCCGCCGCTGGCACTGGCCCTGGCCGGCGCTGGTGGGGCTGGCGGGCGGGCTGGGGGTGATCGACCTCTCTTTCGCCACCGCCAACCTCACCAAGCTGCACGATGGCGGCTGGCTTCCGGTCACCATCGCCGCGCTGGTGCTGGTGGTCATGGTGTCGTGGCGGCGCGGCATGGAAGGGGTGGGGCTGCAGCAGCGCCGCTTCACCGAGCCGCTGGACGATTTCGTCGCCAAGGGTCGCCCGGCGGGCTGCGCGGTGAGCCCGCGCACCGCCATTTTCCTTTCCCGTGGCGGAGCCATGACGCCGGTGGCGCTGGGTCGCCTGTCGGAACTGCTCAATGTGCAGTTCACCCGCGCCGTCATCGTCTCGGTGTGGGTCGCCTCGCGCCCGCGCGTGCCGGTGGATGAGCGGGTGCGCGTGCTGCCGCTCGACTCCGCCCATCTGCGCATCGATGTGCGCTTCGGCTATATGCAGCAGATCGATGTGCCGGCCGTGCTGGGTCCGGCGCTGTACGCCCAGGGCATCGATCCCGACGATGCGGTCTATGTCATCGGTCACGAGCGTGTGATGCCGCCCGACGATATTCTGGGCGTGCGCGACGTGCTCGCCCATATCTTCGCCTTCCTCGCCCGCAATGCCGAGCGCTCGGTCGACCGCTTCGGCCTGCCGCGCCCGCGTACCATCGAGATCGGCTATCCGGTCCGGCTGTGA
- a CDS encoding TetR/AcrR family transcriptional regulator, translating to MAALPDFAHQSSAQPAAGRTPVGPGGGGAASAQPAPKREQILRGAREVFLASGYDGASMGEIARVAGVSKGTLYVYFTSKEDLFAALVTEECSRTAEACFELDPDAPTEATLRALASRYIEAMLEPAHIRTVRMVIGVAEKLPIIGRAYLEASQEAGVLRLSGWLRAKIAQGELAIADVEMAAWQFVLGCQGKLIMPMVFGDPSRPDEAATAQVVNHMVGSFLAAFAGPRLAPYAPAGTDAASADSPSR from the coding sequence ATGGCTGCTTTACCGGACTTCGCCCACCAGTCGAGTGCCCAGCCTGCCGCCGGCCGAACGCCGGTCGGGCCCGGTGGTGGTGGAGCGGCATCCGCCCAGCCTGCACCGAAACGGGAGCAGATTCTGCGCGGCGCGCGCGAGGTGTTCCTCGCCTCCGGTTATGACGGAGCCAGCATGGGCGAGATCGCCCGCGTCGCCGGCGTCTCCAAGGGCACGCTCTATGTCTATTTCACCTCCAAGGAAGACCTGTTCGCCGCGCTGGTGACGGAGGAATGCAGCCGCACGGCAGAAGCCTGCTTTGAGCTCGACCCCGATGCGCCCACGGAAGCGACGCTGCGCGCCCTCGCCTCCCGCTATATCGAGGCCATGCTCGAGCCCGCCCATATCCGCACGGTGCGGATGGTGATCGGCGTCGCGGAAAAGCTGCCGATCATCGGCCGTGCCTATCTCGAAGCGAGCCAGGAGGCCGGCGTGCTGCGGCTGTCCGGTTGGCTGCGGGCGAAGATCGCGCAGGGCGAGCTCGCGATCGCCGATGTGGAGATGGCGGCGTGGCAGTTTGTGCTTGGCTGCCAGGGCAAGCTGATCATGCCCATGGTGTTCGGCGACCCTTCCCGCCCGGACGAGGCGGCCACGGCTCAGGTGGTCAACCACATGGTGGGGTCGTTCCTCGCCGCCTTCGCCGGCCCGCGGCTCGCGCCCTACGCTCCGGCGGGCACCGACGCCGCCAGCGCCGACAGCCCCTCGCGATAG
- a CDS encoding NAD-dependent epimerase/dehydratase family protein, which yields MTHTLLCLGHGYCARRFVALHGASFARRIGTSRTGAPSAGMEMLRFDGDAPPALLAAARAADAVLISAAPGEAGDPFLGPLGEALAQGQGPLVYLSTIGVYGDSGGAWIDEGAPTAAAAPRARRRIEAEAGWQALGRRAGRPVAVLRLGGIYGPGRNALIDVADGTARCIERAGQVFNRIHVDDIAGAIAAAVAQRFDGVVNVVDDEPSPSCAPVREAAQLLGVEPPAPERFEEASARMSPMALSFWADNRRVRNERLHALIGGGLRYPTYREGLSALAASVPAGA from the coding sequence ATGACCCACACCCTGCTCTGTCTCGGGCATGGTTATTGCGCCCGGCGCTTCGTCGCCCTGCATGGCGCCTCCTTCGCCCGCCGCATCGGCACCAGCCGCACGGGCGCGCCGTCGGCCGGCATGGAGATGCTGCGCTTCGACGGTGACGCCCCGCCGGCCTTGCTCGCCGCCGCCCGCGCCGCGGATGCGGTGCTGATCTCCGCCGCGCCGGGGGAGGCGGGCGACCCGTTCCTCGGCCCGCTCGGCGAGGCCCTGGCGCAAGGGCAGGGGCCGCTGGTCTACCTCTCCACCATCGGCGTCTATGGCGATTCCGGCGGGGCGTGGATCGACGAGGGCGCCCCCACCGCCGCCGCCGCGCCGCGCGCCCGCCGCCGCATCGAGGCGGAGGCCGGCTGGCAGGCGCTCGGTCGCCGTGCCGGGCGTCCGGTGGCGGTGCTGCGGCTCGGAGGCATCTATGGTCCCGGCCGCAACGCGCTGATCGACGTGGCGGACGGCACCGCGCGCTGCATCGAGCGCGCGGGCCAGGTGTTCAACCGCATCCATGTCGACGACATCGCCGGCGCCATCGCCGCCGCCGTGGCGCAGCGCTTCGACGGGGTGGTGAATGTGGTGGACGACGAACCCTCGCCCTCCTGCGCCCCGGTGCGCGAGGCTGCGCAATTGCTCGGCGTCGAACCTCCGGCGCCCGAGCGCTTCGAGGAGGCGTCCGCGCGCATGTCGCCGATGGCGCTGTCCTTCTGGGCGGATAACCGGCGGGTGCGCAATGAACGGCTCCATGCGCTCATCGGCGGCGGCCTGCGCTACCCGACCTATCGCGAGGGGCTGTCGGCGCTGGCGGCGTCGGTGCCCGCCGGAGCGTAG
- the queG gene encoding tRNA epoxyqueuosine(34) reductase QueG, which translates to MLRGSGFLTPQAARDHLFALARAEGFDAMGIAAADAIPHAGPRLYEWIMDGAHGEMAWMPETAERRAAPANMWPEVASLLMLGLNYGPDEDPRAILSARTRGAISVYARGDDYHELIKGKLKRIASRFVPRAGAPGTVAVKVFVDTAPLMEKPLAQAAGLGWQGKHTNLVSRDKGSWLFLGAIATNLALPTDAPEVDHCGSCRACLDACPTDAFPAPYRIDARRCISYLTIELKGAIPRELRPLIGNRIYGCDDCLAACPWNKFAALGRETRLAAREENRAPALAELARLDDAAFRARFSKSPVKRIGRARFLRNVLVAIGNSGDGTLAPEAERHLGDTDPLVRGAAVWALARLLPAAAFAAHSAAHAGETDAEVRAEWQLALSDSAGEHA; encoded by the coding sequence GTGCTACGCGGATCTGGATTTCTGACGCCGCAGGCGGCCAGGGACCACCTGTTCGCGCTCGCCCGCGCGGAAGGCTTCGACGCCATGGGCATCGCCGCTGCCGACGCCATCCCCCATGCCGGGCCGCGCCTCTATGAGTGGATCATGGATGGCGCGCATGGCGAGATGGCGTGGATGCCGGAGACGGCCGAACGTCGCGCCGCGCCGGCCAATATGTGGCCGGAGGTCGCCTCGCTGCTGATGCTCGGGCTGAATTACGGGCCGGACGAGGACCCGCGCGCCATCCTTTCCGCCCGCACGCGCGGGGCGATCTCGGTCTATGCCCGCGGCGACGATTATCATGAGCTGATCAAGGGCAAGCTCAAGCGCATCGCCTCGCGCTTCGTGCCCCGCGCCGGCGCGCCGGGCACGGTCGCCGTCAAGGTGTTCGTCGATACCGCGCCGCTGATGGAAAAGCCGCTGGCGCAGGCGGCCGGGCTCGGCTGGCAGGGCAAGCACACCAATCTCGTCTCGCGCGACAAGGGCTCCTGGCTGTTCCTCGGCGCCATCGCCACCAATCTCGCGCTTCCCACTGACGCGCCGGAGGTCGACCATTGCGGCTCCTGCCGCGCCTGCCTCGACGCCTGCCCGACCGACGCCTTCCCCGCGCCCTACCGCATCGATGCGCGCCGCTGCATCTCCTATCTCACCATCGAGCTGAAGGGCGCCATCCCGCGCGAATTGCGGCCGCTGATCGGCAACCGCATCTATGGCTGCGACGATTGCCTCGCCGCCTGCCCGTGGAACAAATTCGCCGCGCTCGGCCGCGAAACGCGGCTCGCGGCGCGGGAGGAGAACCGCGCCCCGGCGCTGGCCGAACTGGCGCGGCTTGACGATGCCGCGTTCCGCGCGCGCTTTTCCAAGAGCCCGGTCAAGCGCATCGGCCGCGCCCGCTTCCTGCGTAATGTGCTGGTGGCGATCGGCAATTCCGGCGATGGGACCCTCGCGCCCGAGGCCGAGCGGCATCTTGGCGATACCGATCCGCTGGTGCGCGGCGCGGCGGTGTGGGCGCTCGCCCGGCTGCTGCCGGCCGCCGCCTTCGCCGCCCACAGCGCTGCCCATGCGGGCGAAACCGACGCCGAGGTGCGGGCGGAATGGCAACTGGCCCTGAGTGATTCAGCGGGAGAGCACGCATGA
- a CDS encoding glutathione S-transferase family protein gives MQLYHHPFCAHSRLVRLALSEMGIEPELIEERVWERRPEFLMLDPAGATPVLVEDDGFVVPGIDPITEYLDETRGSALGNRRLLPVHIGERVEVRRLSAWFNHKFFAEVSEPLVREKVYKRYTPRELGGGPPDMATIRAARSNIRYHLQYIGWLLKARNWLAGDRMTYADLAAAAHISSVDYLGDVPWDEDEGAKIWYARIKSRPSFRPLLALTMAGMPPAPCYADLDF, from the coding sequence ATGCAGCTTTATCACCACCCCTTCTGCGCCCATTCGCGACTCGTGCGTCTCGCCCTCAGCGAGATGGGCATCGAGCCCGAACTGATCGAAGAGAGGGTGTGGGAGCGCCGTCCGGAGTTTCTCATGCTCGATCCCGCCGGCGCGACGCCGGTGCTGGTGGAGGATGACGGCTTCGTGGTGCCGGGTATCGACCCCATCACCGAATATCTCGACGAGACGCGCGGCAGCGCACTGGGCAACCGGCGCCTGCTGCCGGTTCATATTGGCGAGCGGGTCGAGGTGCGCCGGCTCTCCGCCTGGTTCAACCACAAATTCTTCGCCGAAGTCTCCGAGCCGCTGGTGCGCGAGAAGGTGTACAAGCGCTACACCCCGCGCGAACTCGGCGGTGGTCCGCCTGACATGGCCACCATCCGCGCGGCGCGCTCCAATATCCGTTATCATCTGCAATATATCGGCTGGCTGCTGAAGGCGCGGAACTGGCTCGCCGGCGACCGCATGACCTATGCCGATCTCGCCGCCGCCGCGCATATTTCCAGCGTCGACTATCTCGGCGACGTGCCCTGGGACGAAGATGAGGGAGCGAAGATCTGGTACGCCCGCATCAAGTCGCGTCCGTCGTTCCGGCCGCTGCTCGCGCTGACCATGGCGGGCATGCCGCCGGCGCCGTGCTACGCGGATCTGGATTTCTGA
- a CDS encoding VOC family protein, with amino-acid sequence METTAGSGRPHGIFIWNELNSRDVPAAKAFYAATMGWTFEPMPIEGGPDYWIIRQGEAQIGGIFPLQGAEFDGIPEHWLPYIAVDDVDARCERALAAGGTVLRAPFDVPGVGRIAIVCDSQGAVAGWMTPKM; translated from the coding sequence ATGGAAACGACGGCCGGGTCCGGGCGTCCGCACGGCATCTTCATCTGGAACGAACTCAACAGCCGCGACGTTCCCGCCGCCAAGGCGTTCTATGCGGCGACCATGGGGTGGACGTTCGAGCCCATGCCGATCGAGGGCGGGCCGGATTACTGGATCATCCGCCAGGGTGAGGCCCAGATCGGCGGCATATTCCCTCTGCAGGGAGCCGAATTCGACGGCATTCCCGAGCACTGGCTGCCCTATATCGCGGTCGACGATGTCGATGCGCGCTGCGAGCGCGCCCTTGCCGCAGGCGGAACCGTGCTGCGCGCGCCTTTCGATGTGCCGGGGGTCGGCCGCATCGCCATCGTTTGCGATTCGCAAGGGGCGGTGGCGGGGTGGATGACCCCCAAAATGTGA